CGGGAGCGATGGAGGCTTAAACCCGCGCGGGCGGGTGGTCTATGATCAAAGCACGGTTGTGTCATGAAGAAGCTCTACTCCAGCGTCTTTCAGACTCCGCTCGGACTGATGATCGCCATGGCCGAAGACAACGGTCTTGTGCTGCTGGAGTTCTACGACCGCCCCGCCCTGCCTACCGAAGAGCACGAGTTGCAGAAGCGCTATGGCTATACCATTCTGCCGGGACGGACGCCACATCACGATGCCATTGAGCGGGAGATAGCGGAGTACTTCGCCTGTACCCTGCAGGAGTTCACCGTGCCTCTTATCACTCCAGGCACAAGCTTTCAGCTTCGCGTGTGGAATGCCTTGCGGCAGGTTCCCTACGGCACAACCGCCAGCTACGGTGAGCTTGCAATTGCTGCCGGTACGACGATGGGCGCCTCGCGTGCGGTGGGTGCGGCCAACGGACAGAACCGCCTGGCCGTCGTGATTCCGTGCCATCGAGTGATTGGCGCCGATGGCTCGCTGACCGGCTATGGCGGCGGAAAGCATCGCAAGGAGGCGCTGTTGAGGCTGGAGCGTGCGACCAGGTTCGATGGTCCCCCGGCGGAGCAGGCGTTGTTATTTCCGGAGTAGCGGAAACAACAGTTGAAAGTTAAAAGTTGAAAAGTTGAAGACGTACCGTATGGATAGGTAAGAGATCTTTCCACTCCAAACGAAAGACGAGAAGCAGGTCCTTCCGCTACACTGCGGGACGACAAATCAAAAGACAGTGGCATCAGCTACACTCGCTTCACTATGCGGAAGTTGATCCTGTTGCTGAGTCTTGTCACACCGCTCTTTGCGCAACACCCGGAAGACACAACGCCCGAGCGTCCGCCTTCGATCGTCTATGACCAGACGATGCATCCCTTCGATACCACCCGCGCCGACGCGAATAACTGGTCGGAGACAGAACTGGCGGCGCTTGGCACCGCTGTCCACGAAGCCAGCCACGAATGCGAACGGCTGGAGAAGACGGCGTATGAAGGCGAGGAACTCTTCTCGCTCGCTCGTCTTTGTGGCGTAGGGCTGAACTGGCCTGGAGCGTATTCGGCATCAGTCCGCTATGTGCGCGTGGAAGACGGTAAACCTGCGCCAGAGCATGTGGCACAGGGCTACTACCTGCTGGTGCAGTCGCTTCTGAACCTGCAGAGACTCTCCGATGTCGTCACGACTCTGGACGAGATCTCGAAGAAGCTTCCGTTGAATGCGCAGACCGCCGCAGTCTTCGATCTTGCGATCGATGGACTTTCAGTGCCGCAGCTCAACTTTGCGCTGAAGGCGGCCGCCACCTACCAGCCGCTGCTGCTGGAGTGCATTCACAACTCGTGCGATGGTCTGTCGGCGACGCAGGCGCAAGTGCGTGCTTACACCAATCTCTCGCTGTTGCGGAACGCACAGAAAATCTCCGACGCCAATACGGGCCTTGCAGTGCTGGACGCCGTCATCGCAGAACATAAGACGCCGCCGAGCCCGGCTGAGACTTACGTTGCGGACATGGCCAGGCGGCGATACCTTGCGCTTGAAAAACCATTTCCGAAAGCCACGCCGCTTCCGCGCCCTAAGGGGAATACCGGTAACACCATCTACACCGCGCCCGCGGCGAGTGCGAATCTTTATCTCTTTGTCCCGGAGACTTGCGGCGGCTGTAAAGCGCTACTCCAGCAGACAGGCACAATGTCGAAGGGCCTGAATGACCGAGCTACGGTCCGCATTGCGTTGTTGCATTCCGAGATCCCGGCAGATCCGGCCGCGCTGCAGCCTCTTTCATCGTTCTCCGCCGCGCTGGTCCCAGAGGAGTTTGTCCGTGGGTTGGGGATCACCGATACCCCCGCAATCGTCGTCACCGATAAACAGGATCGGGTGCGGTTTATCAGCAGTGTCGACACGAACTGGTTTATTGCGAATGGCCGTGCTCTGCTGGTGCTGGATAGGGTGGTTGGGGATCAGGAGACGAAGGAAGAAAAGCCGGACAAATGATCGCTTCCTTGTTTGTCATTTCGTAGCGACCGAAGGAAGCGGAGAAATCTGCTTTTTCTACGATTGGATGGAGCTCTATAGGTCGGGCCTTCAGCCCTTCTTTTTCTTTGGCACCTGGAACCTGGGGCGTTGCCCGGCTGGTATAGAGCGCGCCTTCAGCGCTTAGATCTGTGACACCTTTTTCTTTGTTATTTCGTAGCGCAGCGGAGAAATCCGCTTCTCTACCTATGCTCTTTTTGAAAAGCAGATCCCTGCGGGATGACAAACAAAAACGCGGCCGCCCCTAATCCTTCGCCGCTTCGTCGATCGCGTAGTAGCCGCGGCGTGCCTGGACCTTCAGGCCCTTGCCGCACTCGATCTCCTGCTTGCGGAAGGTGCCGTCGAGCTTCAGGTTGGTAGACGTATAGCTCATCAGGTATTGCGTACGGAGTTCGTCGCTGATCTGGGTAAACGCATCTTTCAGCTTCTTGCCGTTAGAGCCGACATCGATCATGCGGCCGCCACTCTCTTCCGCCAGCTTCTTCATGTAGCCGCCGCCACCGCCGCCAAACGCGATGCCGCCGTTGGAGTAGAAGCTGCGGTCTTCCACCAGGATGACGTAGACGATGGCGTTAGCCTTCTGTGCCGTCTCGATGGAGGACTTCAGCGTCTCCTGGCTGCCCTGGTCGACACCGTCGGTCAGCATGACGATCACCTTACGGCCTGCCTCGGGGCGCAGCTTATCGTGTGCCGCCAGGTAGACCGCGTCATAGAGCAATGTTCCGCGCGGATTGCTGGTGGGTACCGGGCCGCCGCCGATGCCGGGGATGCCGCCGGAGGAAGACGAGGTGTTGATGCGGGCCTTGCGGATCTGGTGGTCGAGTTCGCGTTGATTGTTGGTGTAGTCGGCCAGCAGATCGACATTCACGTCGAAGGTAATGAGGAAGGCTTCGTCCTTCGGAGTGAGTACGTCTTTCAGAAACTCCGAGCCGGCATCCTGTTCCATCGGCAGCATGCGTTCCATGCTGCCCGAGGTGTCGAGCAGGATGCCGATCGTCAGCGGAAGGCTCTTTTCGGTGGTGAAGTTCTTGATGGTCTGCGGATTTCCGTCTTCGCGAACGGTGCAGGCGTCCTTGGTCAGGTCGGTAATGAATCCGTTCTTGTCGCGGACGGAGAAGTAGGTATTGACCAGGTTGACGTTCACCCGAAGGGTGGGTTGGGCGTCAGTGACCTCTTGTGCCGCGCTGGGGGCAGAGCTCATGGGCGGAGCACCACCAGGGGACGGAGCCTCCTGGGCGAGCGCCGAGGCGCATGCCACGCTTAACACTGCTGCAACACACCACGTCAATCGCGCCATAGGTACCCTTGTCACCCTTTTAGACGCGATTCCCACCCATTGGTGCACGTCTAGCAACCCTAACCATACTCCAGCGTCAAAAACTATAGAAAGCGGTGACTCCGAATCACCGCGCTGGTAGTCTTCTATAGGTAAGGAAGCGAGGCAAGATCTAGTGAAACTGGGACTTATGGCAGGCGTCATGGCGGTTGCCCTGGCGGGGCAACAGTCGGCGACGCAATCGGCACAGCAGCAGGCCATCCCGGACGCTCCTTCGGCCGCGCCCTCACCGATCTTTTCGGGCATTGCGCCCGGCAAAGGCACGGTGCCTGACGCCCCCAAGCCGGCGAATGAAAACCAGATTCCACAGGCCGCAAAGCCAGCCGTTCCGGACGACAATCCAGGCCCCCCGCCGGATCTTCCAGCGCCCGGGGAGGCTCCGCAGTACATTCTGCGTACGAACGTCAACTTCGTGCAGGTGCCCTTCACCGTCAAAGACAAAAAGGGAAATCTGGTCTACGGCCTGACCTGGCGCGACGTCCGCGTCTATGAGAACAATCTCCGCCAGGACCCGAAGGTCTTTCTTGTGGATCCGTTGCCACTCTCCATCGCCCTGGTGATCGACCAGAGCCTGCCGTACAACGTGATGGAGAAAGTGAACTCATCGCTCGGAGCCCTTCCCGGCGCCTTCACCCCGCAGGATGAAGTAGCCGTCTTTACGTACAACAACGGCACCAAGAAGCAGACGGACTTTACCGGATCACAGTCGGCGCGTCTCCCCGCAATTCTGGAGCGCTCGAAGTCGAAGGGCCGCGAGGTGGATCTCTACGACAACAGCGGCCCTCTGGCGCAGACCACCACGATCAACGGCCGCCAGTTCGACGCCAACACCTCGCCGCGCCGCAACCAGCAGGGCATGACGCTGACCATTCCGAAGGAACAGCACACCCTCAATGACGCGATCTTGGCCGCGGCAGAGGAGTTGTCGACGCGTCCGAAGGACCGCCGCCGGATGATCTATGTCATCTCTGACGGCAAGGAGTATGGCTCCAACGCCAAGTTCGCCGAGGTTCGCCGCTATCTGCAGACCAACCAGATCTCGGTCTGGGGCACGCTGGTAGGCGATTCTGCCGCCTGGGGCCTTGGTTGGATAGAGAAGTTCCACATGCCGCTGATGATGCAGGACAACATCCTGCCGAAGTACGTCAATTCCACCGGCGGTACGCTGTACTCCGAGTGGCGGCAGCGCGCCATTGAAGACAGCTTTGCCGAGATCGGCCGCACCATGCGTGCGCAATACACGATCGGCTATTACAGCAAGAACTTCATGGATGGGAAATACCGCTCCATCGAAGTGCGCGTGTTGCGCCCGAACTTGACCGTCACCGCGAAGGAAGGTTTCATCCCGAGCCTCCGCGATGCCCGGGAGAACACTCCGACCCGCGTCCGATAAAACACCAAAAGGCTCAGTTCCCGGCCACGCAACCGGCCATGGGAACTGAGCCTTTTTGTTTGCAGCAACTTACGCACCCCAGGGCCATGCTGCCGCATCAGTATCACTGACTACTAAATGCAAGCTCTCCTCCAATCGAATGCCATCTTCGGTCTGCTGGCCGCCATCTTCTGGGGCGGCGGAGACTTCTGCGGCGGTCTGGCCTCGAAACACTCCGGCGGAACCGTGCCCGCGGCCCTGCGGGTGGTCTTGCTGTCGCACACCATCTCCATGACGGCAGTCTGCCTGATCGCGTGGTCCCTGGGCGACCCAATTCCGGGCAGGACTGCGATTCTGTGGGGCCTTGTTGCGGGCGTAGCCAACGGCCTGGCGCTGGCGATCTTCTACGTCTCGCTCTCAGGCGGAGCGATGGGTGCGGCGGCGGCAATCAGCGGGCTGCTGGCTGCGGCGCTGCCGGCGGTGATCTCGGCCTTTACAGAGGGATCGCCGGGCTGGCGCCGGTATCTGGGCTTCCTGCTGGCCGCGGTGGCGATCTGGTTCATTGCCGGGGTGGAAGGCGAGCACGAGTTGGCTGAGGCGGCGCATGCCCATGCCAAGCGGTCGACCTGGCTGGCGTTGGCTGCCGGCCTGGGTTTCGGCATCTTTTTTACGGCAATCAAGTGGGCCGGAGAAGGAAGCAAAGGGGTTCTGCTGCCGATGGCCACCACCCGTGTGGGATCGCTGGCAACCTGCGCCATCACCCTTGCCCTGATCAGCGCCGCCGGACGCCGCAGGGGAGCACCTGCGGGCGGGCTTACGCTCCCGCGGAAATCGGTTTACTGGGTACTGGCGGGGTGCGTCGTCGATACCTCCGGCAACCTGTTCTATATCGCGGCGACGCAGGCGGGACGGCTGGATGTGGCGGCCGTGCTGGGGTCACTCTACCCGGCGTCCACCATTATTCTGGCCAGCCGGATCCTGAAAGAACGCACCACAGGGCGGCAGAATCTTGGCTTCGCGATCGCGGTGGCTGCGGCGGTGCTGATTACGCTGTAACACAGCGTCAATTGCCCCGAGCCGCCTGGCGTGCTACGGTCGAAGATGACGAGGTGACCTGTTTTGCCCCTTTCACAGCCCAGCCGTGTGCATGAGCTCTCTCCCGAAGAGATGGCAATCTACCGCACGCTGGACCCCGCCCGTATTCCTGAGCACGTTGCGATCATCATGGACGGCAATGGACGCTGGGCCGGTAAACGGCTGTTAAAGCGATTCTTCGGCCACAAGCAAGGTGCCGAATCCGTGCAGTTTGTCGTCGAAACGGCGACGCGCATCAACCTGCCCTGGTTGACGCTCTATGCCTTCTCTATCGAGAACAACCTCCGCCGGCCGAAGTCGGAGGTCAACTTCCTGATGAAGCTACTGAAGAGCTATCTGGTCTCGAACCTGAAGCGGATGAACGACAACAACGTCCGCATGAACTATATCGGCCGCCTTTCCGAGCTTCCTGCCGAGGTGCAGGAGAGCATGCTGTGGGCGCAGGAGCAGACAGCGAAGAACACCGGCACCACACTGACCCTGGCGTTGAACTACGGCTCACGCTCAGAGATTGTGGATAGCTGCCGCGCCATTCTGCGTGATGCCATTGCCGCCGGCAAGACCGGCGAAGAGCTGCTCAACGCCATCAACGAAGAGACGATCGGACCTCGGCTGTACACCGGCCAGATGCCTGACCCTGATCTGCTGGTACGCACCTCGGGCGAGATGCGCATCTCGAACTTCCTTCTATGGCAGATCGCTTATTCAGAGATCTTCGTGACGCCACGCCTATGGCCTGACTTCCGCGGAGCGCACCTGCTGGAAGCTATCGCTGCCTACCAGGGACGCGAACGCCGCTATGGTGGTCTGGGCGATTCCACGACCGATGAAGAAGCGCTTCAGGGAACGGCGGCTGAAGCCGAAGCACTTGTGAAGTAGTTGAATGGTTGAATAGTTGAATGGTGTGGAGCTAACAGCTATCGCGCTGGGGCCTTTACTATTCAACGATTCAACCATTCAACTATTCAACCCGCTTCCCTTGCTCCCTACGCCCCCCACCTAGTACCTTCCCTTTAGCACTCATGCAACGGATTCTTACCGCCACAGTTTTAATTCTCGCCGTCGCGGCTTTGCTGTGGTTCGGCAATCGTTATCCATGGCTTCTGCTGTTGGCGGGCACGCTGGTCGCTCTGCTTGCGGGGTTTGAGTACACCAGCCTGGTGAATCTCTCCGGAGCGAAGATTCCTTACTGGTGGACTGGCATCGCCATCCTCACCTTCTTCGCGGCGACGTTTTTCACGCCCAACCTGCAGCTGCCGGTGCTGACACTGCTCGCGTTTTCGCTCTTCGTTATCTCTCTGTTTGCCGAGCCAACAGCGCGTGTATTGAAAGACGCTGCCGCCGGAGCGTTTGGCCTGCTGTACATAGC
This genomic window from Terriglobus albidus contains:
- a CDS encoding methylated-DNA--[protein]-cysteine S-methyltransferase, with protein sequence MKKLYSSVFQTPLGLMIAMAEDNGLVLLEFYDRPALPTEEHELQKRYGYTILPGRTPHHDAIEREIAEYFACTLQEFTVPLITPGTSFQLRVWNALRQVPYGTTASYGELAIAAGTTMGASRAVGAANGQNRLAVVIPCHRVIGADGSLTGYGGGKHRKEALLRLERATRFDGPPAEQALLFPE
- a CDS encoding VWA domain-containing protein, which produces MARLTWCVAAVLSVACASALAQEAPSPGGAPPMSSAPSAAQEVTDAQPTLRVNVNLVNTYFSVRDKNGFITDLTKDACTVREDGNPQTIKNFTTEKSLPLTIGILLDTSGSMERMLPMEQDAGSEFLKDVLTPKDEAFLITFDVNVDLLADYTNNQRELDHQIRKARINTSSSSGGIPGIGGGPVPTSNPRGTLLYDAVYLAAHDKLRPEAGRKVIVMLTDGVDQGSQETLKSSIETAQKANAIVYVILVEDRSFYSNGGIAFGGGGGGYMKKLAEESGGRMIDVGSNGKKLKDAFTQISDELRTQYLMSYTSTNLKLDGTFRKQEIECGKGLKVQARRGYYAIDEAAKD
- a CDS encoding VWA domain-containing protein, whose translation is MKLGLMAGVMAVALAGQQSATQSAQQQAIPDAPSAAPSPIFSGIAPGKGTVPDAPKPANENQIPQAAKPAVPDDNPGPPPDLPAPGEAPQYILRTNVNFVQVPFTVKDKKGNLVYGLTWRDVRVYENNLRQDPKVFLVDPLPLSIALVIDQSLPYNVMEKVNSSLGALPGAFTPQDEVAVFTYNNGTKKQTDFTGSQSARLPAILERSKSKGREVDLYDNSGPLAQTTTINGRQFDANTSPRRNQQGMTLTIPKEQHTLNDAILAAAEELSTRPKDRRRMIYVISDGKEYGSNAKFAEVRRYLQTNQISVWGTLVGDSAAWGLGWIEKFHMPLMMQDNILPKYVNSTGGTLYSEWRQRAIEDSFAEIGRTMRAQYTIGYYSKNFMDGKYRSIEVRVLRPNLTVTAKEGFIPSLRDARENTPTRVR
- a CDS encoding EamA family transporter translates to MQALLQSNAIFGLLAAIFWGGGDFCGGLASKHSGGTVPAALRVVLLSHTISMTAVCLIAWSLGDPIPGRTAILWGLVAGVANGLALAIFYVSLSGGAMGAAAAISGLLAAALPAVISAFTEGSPGWRRYLGFLLAAVAIWFIAGVEGEHELAEAAHAHAKRSTWLALAAGLGFGIFFTAIKWAGEGSKGVLLPMATTRVGSLATCAITLALISAAGRRRGAPAGGLTLPRKSVYWVLAGCVVDTSGNLFYIAATQAGRLDVAAVLGSLYPASTIILASRILKERTTGRQNLGFAIAVAAAVLITL
- a CDS encoding isoprenyl transferase; its protein translation is MAIYRTLDPARIPEHVAIIMDGNGRWAGKRLLKRFFGHKQGAESVQFVVETATRINLPWLTLYAFSIENNLRRPKSEVNFLMKLLKSYLVSNLKRMNDNNVRMNYIGRLSELPAEVQESMLWAQEQTAKNTGTTLTLALNYGSRSEIVDSCRAILRDAIAAGKTGEELLNAINEETIGPRLYTGQMPDPDLLVRTSGEMRISNFLLWQIAYSEIFVTPRLWPDFRGAHLLEAIAAYQGRERRYGGLGDSTTDEEALQGTAAEAEALVK